One Coleofasciculus chthonoplastes PCC 7420 genomic region harbors:
- a CDS encoding WD40 domain-containing protein has product MSHNPYQVGGSLTVDNATYIERRADRILYDALFQGEFCYVFNARQMGKSSLRVRIQQQLHEQGYRCVYLDMTQLGSEQVSHQQWYRGIMLAIVSELRLLGNIPLKKRWQDWETLPMVQQLGLLMDEVLAQLPQTRLFIFVDEIDTILSLSFPVNDFFGFIRYCHELRQNQATYQRLTWALFGVATPSDLIRDRTRTPFNIGQAIDLNDFHLEEAYPLLRYFPDYLPNPQGILNAILYWSGGQPLLTQKLCQRVVELSTMATESNLSLPPGTEAQWIAEIVKTQIINHWESQDDPEHLRTIRNRLLYDEQRAGRLLGLYQQILDQDGIISDDSPEQTELRLSGLVAKRNGKLQVKNPIYQTIFNQDWIQAQFNQLRPYSQALNGWVASNCSDDSWLLRGQALQEMLIWAQNQSLSDLDYRFLSASQALERQESLAKAEAARLQEVEARLAIEHQRNQEQQRSLKRQRLLLAGVSGALVIAAGLGILAWYQYRRASVREAEAIIQTAEALFASDQPFEALLQAIRGKQQLKGWQRVNPVVQSQADAILERVVLNIHQRNRLDGHEAAVLTVDISPDGQTIATAGVDTMLKLWNRDGKLLSTFKAHEATIRVVKFTPDGQFLATGAGDGKIHLWTPSGRLKRTIKTHLKAIWDLAFSPDGQTLVAVGRPSIMEFWQIDGTPIEHLKIKSSGGLSVKYNPQGNQVAVGGNDGTVTLFHPDEQRQQIINAHQAEINALAFSPDGERLVTGSQDQTIKLWRKDGKLLKTLTHHSAGIIDIDFNPDGQTFVAGSHDKTLSLWTRHGTLLNTFKGHQSAIWGVAFSPDGKMLASTGADNTVLLWQIHHPFHQTVHGAGGKALKAIYSHDGQRLVTTGDQDNLVLTSTSDLTIKSLDSQQAVVRNLSLHPTQELVLSTGMDQTIEIRQLDGTILQTIQDHDEVVMGADWHPSGEEIVSATASAHIYRWNTQGKKLTGWLGHSAPIWDIRYSPDGSQFATAGNDSTVKLWSREGKLLHTLNHDSAVWRVAFSADGDYLISGSGDKTAKIWRKDGTLVTTLTGHQAAVWGVAFSPDGALAATASIDETVKLWRMDGTLLATLNGHTSGVRSLAFRPDGQVLASAGDDKAVVFWNIANILNLQALNYACDWVKDYLRTNSQVTDKEQQLCPPG; this is encoded by the coding sequence ATGAGTCATAATCCCTATCAGGTGGGGGGAAGTCTCACTGTAGATAACGCTACTTATATTGAGCGTCGAGCCGATCGCATTCTCTATGATGCCCTCTTCCAGGGAGAATTCTGCTATGTCTTCAATGCCCGACAAATGGGCAAATCCAGCCTCCGAGTCAGAATCCAGCAACAGTTACACGAACAAGGCTATCGCTGTGTCTATCTAGATATGACTCAACTGGGTAGTGAACAGGTGAGTCATCAGCAGTGGTATCGGGGCATTATGTTGGCAATTGTCAGCGAACTTCGGCTTTTGGGTAACATTCCTCTCAAAAAACGCTGGCAAGACTGGGAAACCTTGCCGATGGTGCAACAATTGGGGCTGTTAATGGATGAAGTGCTTGCCCAACTCCCCCAAACCCGACTGTTTATCTTTGTCGATGAAATTGATACAATTCTCAGCTTATCCTTTCCAGTCAATGATTTCTTTGGCTTTATTCGGTATTGTCACGAATTACGCCAGAATCAAGCCACCTATCAACGGTTAACCTGGGCATTATTTGGTGTCGCCACCCCATCAGATTTAATTCGCGATCGCACTCGCACCCCGTTTAATATTGGTCAGGCAATTGATTTAAATGATTTTCACTTAGAAGAAGCCTATCCCCTGCTGCGATATTTCCCGGATTATCTACCCAATCCCCAAGGAATTCTCAACGCGATTCTCTACTGGAGTGGCGGTCAACCCTTATTAACTCAAAAACTCTGTCAACGGGTAGTTGAGTTGAGTACAATGGCAACCGAATCCAATCTGAGTCTTCCTCCGGGTACAGAAGCCCAATGGATTGCAGAAATCGTCAAAACCCAGATTATTAACCATTGGGAATCCCAAGATGATCCCGAACATCTTCGCACCATTCGCAATCGTCTGCTCTATGACGAACAACGCGCCGGACGCTTATTAGGCTTATATCAACAGATTTTAGACCAAGACGGCATTATTAGTGATGACAGTCCCGAACAAACGGAATTACGACTATCGGGATTAGTGGCGAAACGAAACGGAAAATTACAGGTCAAAAACCCGATTTATCAAACCATCTTTAATCAGGACTGGATTCAAGCCCAATTTAATCAATTACGTCCCTATTCCCAAGCCTTAAACGGCTGGGTTGCCTCGAACTGTAGCGATGACTCTTGGTTATTACGGGGACAAGCCTTACAAGAAATGCTAATCTGGGCGCAAAATCAAAGCCTCAGCGATTTAGACTACCGTTTTCTATCCGCCAGTCAAGCCTTAGAACGTCAAGAAAGCCTAGCCAAAGCGGAAGCCGCCCGTCTCCAAGAAGTGGAAGCCCGTCTAGCTATTGAACATCAGCGCAACCAAGAACAGCAACGCAGTTTGAAACGACAGCGCCTGTTATTAGCAGGGGTGAGCGGTGCCTTAGTGATTGCGGCTGGATTAGGAATTTTGGCTTGGTATCAATATCGTCGGGCATCGGTGCGGGAAGCCGAAGCCATTATCCAAACGGCTGAAGCCTTATTTGCCTCAGATCAACCCTTTGAAGCCTTATTACAAGCCATTCGTGGCAAACAGCAACTCAAGGGCTGGCAACGGGTGAATCCTGTCGTGCAATCTCAAGCCGATGCAATTTTAGAACGAGTGGTGTTAAATATTCATCAGCGCAACCGTTTGGATGGACATGAAGCAGCCGTTCTCACCGTTGATATTAGTCCCGATGGACAAACCATCGCCACGGCGGGAGTCGATACGATGCTTAAATTGTGGAATCGAGACGGAAAGCTGCTCTCGACATTTAAGGCACATGAAGCGACGATTCGAGTGGTCAAATTTACCCCGGATGGTCAATTCCTGGCGACGGGGGCAGGTGATGGCAAGATTCACCTGTGGACTCCCTCTGGCAGATTAAAACGCACAATTAAAACCCATTTAAAGGCAATCTGGGATTTAGCGTTTAGTCCCGATGGACAAACCTTGGTGGCGGTTGGGCGTCCTAGTATTATGGAATTTTGGCAAATTGATGGGACTCCTATCGAACACCTCAAGATCAAGTCATCCGGGGGATTATCGGTGAAGTACAATCCCCAGGGGAATCAAGTTGCCGTCGGCGGAAATGACGGTACCGTAACCCTTTTCCATCCAGATGAACAACGACAACAGATCATCAATGCTCATCAGGCGGAAATTAATGCGCTTGCCTTTAGTCCCGATGGAGAACGATTGGTAACAGGTAGCCAAGATCAAACGATTAAGCTATGGCGCAAGGATGGTAAGTTGCTGAAAACCTTGACTCATCATAGTGCGGGCATTATAGATATAGATTTTAATCCCGATGGGCAAACCTTTGTGGCGGGTAGCCACGACAAAACCCTGTCGTTGTGGACTCGTCACGGTACGTTACTCAACACATTCAAAGGGCATCAATCCGCTATTTGGGGCGTCGCCTTTAGTCCCGATGGCAAGATGCTGGCGTCAACTGGCGCGGATAATACAGTTCTGCTGTGGCAGATTCACCATCCGTTCCATCAAACTGTACACGGAGCGGGGGGAAAAGCATTAAAGGCGATTTACAGCCATGATGGACAACGCTTAGTGACGACTGGGGATCAAGATAATTTAGTGTTAACTTCAACCTCTGATTTAACCATTAAATCTCTGGATTCTCAACAGGCAGTCGTCAGGAATTTGTCATTGCATCCAACCCAAGAGTTGGTGTTATCGACGGGAATGGATCAGACGATCGAAATTCGCCAGCTAGATGGAACCATTTTACAAACGATTCAGGATCATGATGAGGTGGTCATGGGGGCTGATTGGCATCCCAGTGGCGAGGAAATCGTCTCAGCCACCGCCTCGGCTCATATCTATCGCTGGAATACCCAGGGTAAAAAGCTGACAGGTTGGTTAGGTCACTCCGCCCCGATTTGGGATATTCGCTATAGTCCCGATGGCAGTCAGTTTGCCACCGCTGGGAATGATAGTACGGTAAAACTCTGGAGTCGAGAGGGCAAATTACTGCACACACTCAACCATGATTCAGCCGTGTGGCGCGTGGCATTTAGTGCCGATGGGGACTATCTGATCTCTGGGAGTGGGGATAAAACGGCGAAAATTTGGCGCAAGGATGGAACTTTAGTCACAACCTTAACGGGACATCAGGCGGCGGTTTGGGGGGTGGCGTTTAGTCCCGATGGTGCTTTAGCAGCGACGGCTAGCATTGATGAAACGGTGAAACTCTGGAGGATGGATGGGACATTATTAGCTACCCTCAACGGTCATACGTCAGGGGTTCGCAGCCTCGCCTTTCGTCCCGATGGACAGGTGTTGGCTTCAGCCGGAGATGATAAGGCGGTGGTGTTTTGGAATATTGCCAACATTTTAAACCTGCAAGCGTTAAACTATGCTTGCGATTGGGTTAAGGATTATCTTCGCACGAATTCCCAAGTTACGGATAAAGAACAACAACTTTGTCCACCGGGTTAA
- a CDS encoding helix-turn-helix domain-containing protein, translating to MKLNFSIPVKHQQKFQYTSHVTKTERINQLNDFIFKSQDVRECKRAEAVKLRLLGISYQEIVNKLGVSIGFIAKSQRQYTARGLDGIKLQYKGSKGYLTPTQKAEIYRWINRSINCNVSALKRYLKDNYNVVFKSKESYYKILRESRVYWRQAKKDKR from the coding sequence ATGAAGCTTAATTTTTCTATTCCAGTAAAACACCAACAGAAATTTCAATATACGAGTCACGTTACTAAAACAGAAAGAATCAATCAATTGAACGACTTTATCTTTAAAAGTCAAGATGTGAGAGAATGCAAAAGGGCTGAAGCAGTAAAACTGAGATTATTAGGAATCAGCTACCAAGAAATAGTCAATAAACTAGGAGTCTCTATTGGTTTTATCGCTAAATCTCAAAGACAATACACTGCCAGAGGACTCGACGGGATTAAACTTCAATACAAGGGGTCAAAAGGTTATCTAACGCCTACACAAAAAGCCGAAATTTATCGGTGGATAAATCGCTCAATCAACTGTAATGTATCGGCATTAAAAAGGTATTTAAAGGATAACTATAATGTTGTCTTTAAATCTAAAGAAAGTTATTATAAAATTTTGAGGGAGAGCCGAGTTTACTGGCGACAAGCGAAGAAAGATAAAAGGTAA
- a CDS encoding response regulator, protein MTINATSQYFPRQVKILLIDDRVENLKPISDCLQNTGYEVRIAKSGIKGLKLLEQLTPDLIILDVIMPEMDGFETCRHLKTWEKTKDIPVIFMTAAMDTSNSEAKVKGLSLGAVDYITKPIQVDEVLARIKTHLHLRFLTLQLQQQNIRLQQEIRDRQQAEAALAAQTRRLALRSDIGLALSQETELSAMLFRCTQALVEHLDIKFAQIWTLNSQDNILELQASAGLYTHTDGTHAQVSVGDSIIGYIASQRQPYLSNDIANDPNISDPEWARREGTVSFAGYPLIVEAELVGVMVLFSRHPFSQTTLDTLASITNEIAVGIERQQLEQALQESQRWLKAINEANPNIIYVHDWVERRNVYTNREIYEILGYTPAEIQDMGNQVLSMLMHPDDLDIIWDHQRRIKYAQIGDVFELEYRMRHKNGEWRWLFSQETVFKQNTDGTTRQTLGAAIDISDRKQIELALRQSETRERQKAQALQATLKKLKRTQAQLIQTEKMSSLGRIVGGIAHEINNPANFIYGNITYARAYFQDLLKLVQLYQKTYPEPTAEIHQLSKEIDLEFLVEDWHKLIQSMEIGIVRIEKIVRSLKSFAKLDEAHLKPVDIHECIDNTLFILQSRLRSEGNRPEIKVIKHYGQLPPVTCYASLLNQVFFNLFDNAIEALDYQPVTRSITIKTELSTPNSTLPQSIIIQIKDNGIGMSDKVRQHIFEPFFTTKPVGKGTGLGLAVSHQIVVEKHKGEISCSSALGQGSEFIIKIPRILTTKKDTLVQSVNRHLINTF, encoded by the coding sequence ATGACTATCAATGCAACTAGCCAATATTTTCCGAGACAGGTAAAAATTTTGCTGATTGACGATAGGGTCGAAAATCTGAAACCGATTTCAGACTGTTTACAAAATACTGGCTATGAGGTGCGAATCGCCAAGAGTGGTATCAAAGGCTTGAAACTTTTAGAACAGCTAACTCCAGATCTGATAATACTGGATGTCATAATGCCAGAAATGGATGGATTTGAAACTTGCCGTCATCTCAAAACCTGGGAGAAAACCAAAGATATCCCGGTCATTTTTATGACCGCAGCAATGGATACATCGAATTCTGAGGCGAAAGTCAAAGGCTTATCGTTAGGGGCGGTTGATTACATCACTAAACCGATTCAAGTCGATGAGGTATTAGCCCGGATTAAGACTCACCTGCATCTCCGTTTCTTAACCTTGCAACTGCAACAACAGAATATCCGACTGCAACAAGAAATTCGCGATCGCCAACAAGCCGAAGCAGCGTTAGCGGCACAAACGCGACGGTTAGCCTTGCGTTCCGATATCGGATTAGCCTTAAGTCAGGAAACTGAGTTATCGGCGATGCTGTTTCGCTGTACTCAAGCCTTAGTTGAACATTTAGATATCAAATTTGCCCAAATTTGGACGCTAAACTCACAGGACAATATCCTGGAGTTGCAAGCTTCAGCAGGATTATACACCCATACTGACGGGACTCACGCTCAAGTCTCAGTGGGTGATTCAATCATTGGTTACATTGCCAGTCAACGCCAACCTTACCTGAGTAATGATATCGCTAATGATCCCAACATCAGTGATCCCGAATGGGCAAGACGGGAAGGAACAGTATCCTTTGCAGGTTATCCCCTGATTGTGGAAGCGGAACTTGTGGGCGTGATGGTACTGTTTTCCCGTCATCCTTTCAGTCAAACCACCCTGGATACCTTAGCCTCTATTACCAATGAAATCGCGGTGGGAATTGAACGCCAACAACTTGAACAAGCCTTGCAAGAGTCCCAGCGCTGGTTAAAGGCAATTAATGAGGCGAATCCGAATATTATCTATGTTCATGATTGGGTAGAAAGACGCAATGTCTATACCAATCGAGAAATCTATGAAATTTTAGGCTATACCCCCGCAGAAATTCAAGACATGGGGAACCAAGTTCTCTCGATGCTGATGCACCCGGATGATTTGGACATCATTTGGGATCATCAACGCCGGATTAAATATGCCCAGATCGGTGATGTGTTTGAGTTAGAGTATCGGATGCGCCACAAAAATGGGGAATGGCGTTGGTTATTTTCCCAAGAAACGGTGTTTAAACAGAATACAGACGGGACAACTCGACAAACCCTAGGTGCAGCGATTGATATTAGCGATCGCAAACAAATCGAACTTGCATTACGACAATCAGAAACCCGAGAACGACAAAAAGCCCAGGCGCTACAAGCAACCCTAAAAAAATTAAAACGCACCCAAGCCCAGCTAATCCAAACCGAGAAAATGTCTAGTTTAGGACGAATCGTTGGAGGGATCGCCCATGAAATTAACAACCCCGCTAATTTTATCTACGGCAATATTACCTATGCCCGCGCCTATTTCCAAGATCTATTAAAACTTGTACAACTGTACCAAAAAACCTATCCCGAACCCACGGCGGAGATTCATCAACTGAGTAAGGAAATTGATTTAGAGTTTCTGGTTGAAGATTGGCATAAGCTGATCCAATCTATGGAAATTGGCATTGTACGCATCGAGAAAATTGTGCGATCGCTTAAAAGCTTTGCCAAATTGGATGAAGCCCATTTAAAACCCGTTGATATTCATGAATGTATTGACAATACCCTATTTATCTTACAGTCTAGACTTAGATCTGAAGGCAATCGCCCAGAAATTAAGGTTATTAAGCATTATGGTCAACTTCCGCCAGTTACGTGTTATGCCAGTCTGCTAAACCAGGTCTTTTTCAATCTCTTCGATAATGCAATTGAAGCCTTAGACTATCAACCAGTCACTCGGTCAATTACTATCAAAACTGAACTCTCTACTCCTAACTCTACACTGCCTCAATCTATCATTATTCAGATTAAAGATAACGGAATTGGTATGAGTGACAAGGTACGTCAGCATATCTTTGAGCCGTTTTTCACCACAAAACCTGTAGGAAAAGGCACGGGGTTAGGATTAGCTGTAAGTCATCAGATTGTAGTTGAAAAACATAAGGGCGAAATTAGCTGTAGTTCGGCTTTAGGTCAAGGTAGTGAATTTATTATTAAAATCCCTAGAATACTAACAACAAAAAAAGACACGTTAGTGCAAAGCGTTAATCGGCATTTAATAAACACTTTTTAA
- a CDS encoding sensor histidine kinase: MAKILAVDDDITVQIILQELLESEGHDVLLADDGEAALQKTQEFQPDLIICDWMMPKLDGLELCRRIKADPQLATIFLILITIREQVADRVQGLDSGADDFLSKPIEPSELQARVRSGLRLRQLNQQLSQALHHLKQTQSQLIQSEKMSSLGQMIAGIAHEINNPVTFIHGNLSHIEDYSQDLLDLVECYQQEYPNPSPHLQNKITHVNLDFLSQDFPKVLVSMKVGTERLRELVLSLRKFSRLDEAERKPVDLHEGIESALFLVQHRLSTSAGQPGIQIIKDYGDLPPFECFPGQLNQVFLHLINNAIDALEISQEKESASSKPMPTINVKTTRHNNYQVIICIIDNGIGISDSVKPRIFDPFFTTKPVGQGRGLGLSIAHQIVVKQHGGELECMSQPNVGTEMIIKLPFKKCLLNAD; encoded by the coding sequence ATGGCAAAAATCCTCGCTGTTGATGATGATATAACCGTCCAAATCATTCTCCAAGAGTTGTTAGAGAGTGAAGGTCATGACGTTCTGCTAGCGGATGATGGAGAAGCGGCACTCCAAAAAACCCAAGAATTTCAACCTGATTTAATCATCTGCGATTGGATGATGCCAAAACTCGATGGCTTAGAACTGTGCCGTCGGATCAAGGCAGATCCACAATTAGCCACCATTTTTTTAATTCTAATCACGATCCGTGAACAAGTTGCCGATCGCGTCCAAGGGTTAGATTCGGGGGCGGATGATTTTCTCTCAAAACCCATTGAACCCAGTGAATTGCAAGCCAGGGTTCGTTCGGGATTGCGGCTGCGTCAATTAAACCAACAACTCTCACAAGCCCTCCACCATCTCAAGCAAACTCAATCTCAATTAATTCAGAGTGAAAAAATGTCCAGCTTGGGTCAGATGATCGCTGGAATTGCTCATGAAATTAATAACCCCGTTACCTTCATTCATGGCAACTTATCCCACATTGAGGATTATAGCCAAGATTTGTTAGATCTAGTTGAATGCTATCAACAGGAGTATCCCAATCCTAGCCCTCATCTACAAAACAAAATAACCCATGTAAATCTTGACTTTTTGAGCCAAGATTTTCCCAAAGTATTGGTTTCGATGAAAGTTGGCACTGAACGCTTGCGAGAACTGGTGTTATCCTTGCGGAAATTTTCCCGGCTCGATGAAGCTGAACGGAAACCCGTAGATCTTCATGAAGGAATAGAAAGCGCTCTTTTTCTAGTCCAACACCGCTTATCCACTTCCGCCGGACAGCCGGGGATTCAAATCATCAAAGACTACGGAGATTTGCCCCCATTTGAATGCTTTCCAGGACAACTGAATCAAGTTTTTCTACACCTTATTAATAATGCTATTGATGCTTTGGAAATCTCTCAAGAAAAAGAGTCAGCTTCATCCAAACCTATGCCAACAATTAACGTTAAAACAACGCGGCACAATAACTATCAAGTAATTATTTGCATTATTGATAATGGAATTGGCATATCCGACAGTGTAAAACCTCGAATATTTGATCCCTTTTTTACTACCAAACCTGTCGGTCAAGGCAGAGGATTAGGGCTATCCATTGCCCATCAAATCGTGGTGAAGCAACATGGCGGTGAATTGGAGTGTATGTCTCAACCGAATGTCGGGACGGAGATGATTATTAAACTTCCGTTTAAAAAGTGTTTATTAAATGCCGATTAA